The proteins below come from a single Ictalurus furcatus strain D&B chromosome 15, Billie_1.0, whole genome shotgun sequence genomic window:
- the rbms2b gene encoding RNA-binding motif, single-stranded-interacting protein 2b isoform X1 encodes MLLSAPPRTGTSPYNGYTHRTGKKAYVSSTQQMAPPSPNPTSSSNGSSGGVDQLSKTNLYIRGLHPGTTDQDLVKLCQPYGKIVSTKAILDKTTNKCKGYGFVDFDSPASAQKAVTALKATGVQAQMAKQQEQDPTNLYISNLPLSMDEQELESMLKPFSQVISTRILRDASGASRGVGFARMESTEKCEAVIQHFNGKYIKTPPGVAVPMEPLLCKFADGGQRKRQSQGKYLLNGRPWTRDGETGGMMLTYDPTPALQNGFYSSPYCIAPNRMITQTSVSPYMHSPVSTYQVHNPSWMHHQSYLMQPTGTLLTPTMDHTLSIQPAAMMPLTQQLSHLSLGSSGTYIPANTAMQGTYIPQYTQVPPASVSVEENGVQQPQVTIEATTEHPAYSYQHGK; translated from the exons ATGCTGCTCTCCGCACCGCCAAGGACAGGAACCAGCCCGTACAACGGCTACACTCACAGGACCGGCAAAAAG gcgTATGTGTCCTCCACCCAACAGATGGCACCTCCCAGTCCCAACCCCACATCCAGCAGTAATGGGAGCAGTGGTGGAGTGGACCAGCTGAGCAAAACCAACCTCTATATCCGTGGCCTCCATCCAGGGACCACAGACCAAGACCTGGTTAAACTCTGTCAGCC GTATGGCAAGATCGTGTCTACCAAGGCCATCCTGGACAAGACCACCAACAAGTGCAAAG gttacgGTTTTGTTGACTTTGACAGTCCTGCATCTGCGCAGAAAGCTGTTACAGCACTGAAGGCCACTGGAGTTCAGGCTCAGATGGCAAAG CAACAGGAGCAGGACCCTACCAACCTGTATATCTCCAACTTGCCTCTGTCCATGGACGAGCAGGAGCTGGAGAGCATGCTGAAGCCCTTCAGTCAGGTCATCTCCACACGCATTCTCCGTGACGCCAGTGGTGCCAGTAGAGGGGTGGGCTTTGCCAG GATGGAATCGACAGAAAAATGTGAGGCCGTTATTCAGCATTTCAATGGCAAATACATCAAGACACCACCTGGAGTGGCAG TGCCTATGGAGCCTCTGCTGTGCAAGTTTGCCGACGGGGGGCAGAGGAAACGTCAGAGTCAGGGCAAATATCTTCTAAACGGTCGGCCGTGGACGAGAGATGGGGAGACG GGTGGAATGATGCTGACCTACGACCCGACCCCTGCCCTACAGAATGG GTTCTACTCCTCTCCCTACTGCATTGCTCCCAACAGAATGATCACACAGACCTCTGTCTCTCCATACATGCATTCCCCTGTTTCAACATACCAG GTACACAATCCATCCTGGATGCACCATCAGTCGTACCTCATGCAGCCCACG GGAACACTCCTAACACCTACCATGGATCACACACTGTCCATCCAGCCTGCTGCCATGATGCCACTGACCCAGCAGCTCAGTCATCTTTCCCTGGGCAGCAGCGGCACG TACATACCTGCAAACACAGCTATGCAAGGGACATACATACCCCAGTACACCCAAGTGCCTCCTGCCAGTGTCTCAGTCGAG GAAAACGGTGTCCAGCAGCCACAAGTTACTATTGAGGCAACCACAGAGCATCCAGCATATTCCTACCAGCATGGCAAATGA
- the rbms2b gene encoding RNA-binding motif, single-stranded-interacting protein 2b isoform X2: protein MLLSAPPRTGTSPYNGYTHRTGKKAYVSSTQQMAPPSPNPTSSSNGSSGGVDQLSKTNLYIRGLHPGTTDQDLVKLCQPYGKIVSTKAILDKTTNKCKGYGFVDFDSPASAQKAVTALKATGVQAQMAKQQEQDPTNLYISNLPLSMDEQELESMLKPFSQVISTRILRDASGASRGVGFARMESTEKCEAVIQHFNGKYIKTPPGVAVPMEPLLCKFADGGQRKRQSQGKYLLNGRPWTRDGETGGMMLTYDPTPALQNGFYSSPYCIAPNRMITQTSVSPYMHSPVSTYQVHNPSWMHHQSYLMQPTPAAMMPLTQQLSHLSLGSSGTYIPANTAMQGTYIPQYTQVPPASVSVEENGVQQPQVTIEATTEHPAYSYQHGK, encoded by the exons ATGCTGCTCTCCGCACCGCCAAGGACAGGAACCAGCCCGTACAACGGCTACACTCACAGGACCGGCAAAAAG gcgTATGTGTCCTCCACCCAACAGATGGCACCTCCCAGTCCCAACCCCACATCCAGCAGTAATGGGAGCAGTGGTGGAGTGGACCAGCTGAGCAAAACCAACCTCTATATCCGTGGCCTCCATCCAGGGACCACAGACCAAGACCTGGTTAAACTCTGTCAGCC GTATGGCAAGATCGTGTCTACCAAGGCCATCCTGGACAAGACCACCAACAAGTGCAAAG gttacgGTTTTGTTGACTTTGACAGTCCTGCATCTGCGCAGAAAGCTGTTACAGCACTGAAGGCCACTGGAGTTCAGGCTCAGATGGCAAAG CAACAGGAGCAGGACCCTACCAACCTGTATATCTCCAACTTGCCTCTGTCCATGGACGAGCAGGAGCTGGAGAGCATGCTGAAGCCCTTCAGTCAGGTCATCTCCACACGCATTCTCCGTGACGCCAGTGGTGCCAGTAGAGGGGTGGGCTTTGCCAG GATGGAATCGACAGAAAAATGTGAGGCCGTTATTCAGCATTTCAATGGCAAATACATCAAGACACCACCTGGAGTGGCAG TGCCTATGGAGCCTCTGCTGTGCAAGTTTGCCGACGGGGGGCAGAGGAAACGTCAGAGTCAGGGCAAATATCTTCTAAACGGTCGGCCGTGGACGAGAGATGGGGAGACG GGTGGAATGATGCTGACCTACGACCCGACCCCTGCCCTACAGAATGG GTTCTACTCCTCTCCCTACTGCATTGCTCCCAACAGAATGATCACACAGACCTCTGTCTCTCCATACATGCATTCCCCTGTTTCAACATACCAG GTACACAATCCATCCTGGATGCACCATCAGTCGTACCTCATGCAGCCCACG CCTGCTGCCATGATGCCACTGACCCAGCAGCTCAGTCATCTTTCCCTGGGCAGCAGCGGCACG TACATACCTGCAAACACAGCTATGCAAGGGACATACATACCCCAGTACACCCAAGTGCCTCCTGCCAGTGTCTCAGTCGAG GAAAACGGTGTCCAGCAGCCACAAGTTACTATTGAGGCAACCACAGAGCATCCAGCATATTCCTACCAGCATGGCAAATGA